A window from bacterium encodes these proteins:
- the ftsW gene encoding putative lipid II flippase FtsW produces the protein MASKSRVDIALFLITITLVGIGVLMIYSSSAIFAKQHTGDTYYFFKRQLIWVTMGLIGLFCAWKFNYHKLQEKSWQLFLFGVCLISLTIIPGIGYEISGATRWLKIWFISFQPSELMRIIFIIYLTDFIVRRGKEFQGLFKGFLPPLLLLGLVSVILLKQPHLGMVVLLGMATMAILFVGGCRMQYLIALVLLAIPTVYFLIQCAPYRARRLMVFLNPWADPEHKGYHIIQSLIALGSGGLYGQGLGEGKLKLFYLPQSSTDFIFAVIGEEGGFLLTAFVIILFVLFAFAGLKISLLAADAYGSLLAFGITALIILQSLLNIGVVTGVVPTTGMPLPFISFGGSSLLINMIGVGIILNIAKYSLQQSFTSRLHQ, from the coding sequence ATGGCGTCAAAATCACGAGTGGATATTGCATTATTTTTAATCACGATTACCCTGGTGGGGATTGGTGTGTTGATGATTTATAGTTCCAGTGCTATCTTTGCTAAACAACATACTGGTGACACATATTATTTTTTTAAAAGACAACTTATCTGGGTGACAATGGGGCTAATTGGACTTTTTTGTGCCTGGAAATTTAATTATCATAAGTTACAAGAGAAAAGTTGGCAATTGTTTCTTTTTGGGGTATGTTTAATTAGCCTGACTATCATCCCTGGAATAGGATATGAGATAAGTGGGGCAACAAGATGGCTAAAAATATGGTTTATAAGTTTTCAACCATCAGAATTAATGAGAATTATCTTTATCATTTATTTGACTGATTTTATAGTTCGTCGAGGAAAAGAATTTCAGGGGCTTTTTAAAGGATTTCTGCCCCCTTTGTTACTTTTAGGACTTGTTTCCGTAATTCTATTAAAACAACCTCATCTGGGAATGGTTGTTCTTTTAGGTATGGCGACAATGGCTATTTTATTTGTCGGCGGGTGTAGGATGCAATATTTAATAGCGCTGGTATTATTGGCTATTCCAACAGTTTATTTTTTAATTCAATGTGCTCCATATCGAGCCAGAAGATTAATGGTATTTTTAAACCCCTGGGCAGACCCCGAGCATAAAGGTTACCACATTATTCAGTCATTAATTGCCTTAGGTTCTGGAGGACTATATGGACAGGGATTAGGTGAAGGTAAGTTAAAATTATTTTACTTGCCTCAATCATCCACAGATTTCATCTTTGCGGTCATCGGCGAAGAAGGTGGATTTTTACTAACAGCCTTTGTTATCATTCTATTTGTACTATTTGCCTTTGCGGGATTAAAAATTAGTCTTTTAGCCGCAGATGCTTATGGTTCATTATTGGCATTTGGGATAACGGCTTTAATTATCCTGCAATCACTTCTCAATATCGGTGTCGTTACAGGCGTAGTTCCAACAACAGGAATGCCATTACCTTTTATTAGTTTTGGCGGTTCATCTTTACTTATTAATATGATTGGAGTAGGAATTATTTTAAATATCGCTAAGTATTCGTTACAACAATCATTTACCAGTAGATTGCATCAGTAG
- the murD gene encoding UDP-N-acetylmuramoyl-L-alanine--D-glutamate ligase: MNIKDKRIIIVGMARSGLSAAKLLLKYGAKVKISDSKPASQLQNEITQLKNLDIEIETDEHKEDFLPHCELIVVSPGVPVEIPFLQKAKKLGIPIISEMELAYQFLPQNRVIAVTGTNGKTTTTTLIGEILKTADQKVTVAGNIGYPLSEAIDKIDKDYLVVVEISSFQLETIKDFRPNISVFLNFTPDHLDRHKDLNDYLKIKARIFENQTKDDFMVLNADDSSIMEVSQQSKAKPIFFSLIKKDFENGIFLKGNQIVSRFEGEENEICKTQDIALIGPHNLQNVLSALGVSAILKINLEVVRKTLREFKGVEHRIEEVACINGIRFINDSKATNVDSVIVALQSFNKPIILIAGGRSKGCDYSRLDPLLSAKVKTLILLGEAKDKIAQGVHFDNIFKVQNLHEAVELAYKLSKPKDTILFSPACSSYDMFKNYEERGRVFKEEVARIGSKTVH, from the coding sequence ATGAATATTAAAGATAAAAGAATAATTATTGTTGGCATGGCGAGAAGCGGTTTGTCAGCGGCTAAATTGTTACTTAAATATGGGGCAAAGGTAAAAATCTCTGACTCAAAACCAGCCTCACAATTGCAAAACGAAATTACTCAATTAAAAAATTTAGACATAGAAATAGAAACAGACGAACATAAGGAAGACTTTTTACCCCACTGTGAATTAATCGTTGTCAGTCCAGGAGTTCCTGTAGAGATTCCATTTTTACAAAAGGCGAAAAAATTGGGTATCCCGATTATCTCAGAAATGGAATTAGCCTATCAATTTTTACCACAAAATCGGGTGATTGCGGTTACCGGGACAAATGGCAAAACAACGACTACAACATTAATTGGCGAAATCTTAAAAACGGCTGACCAAAAAGTTACCGTCGCCGGCAATATCGGTTATCCATTATCCGAGGCAATAGATAAAATTGACAAAGATTATCTTGTGGTTGTAGAAATAAGCAGTTTTCAATTAGAAACCATAAAAGATTTTAGACCCAATATCAGTGTTTTTTTAAATTTTACCCCAGACCACCTTGATAGACATAAAGACCTGAATGATTACTTGAAAATAAAAGCAAGAATCTTTGAGAATCAAACTAAAGATGATTTTATGGTTCTAAATGCAGATGATTCAAGTATTATGGAGGTAAGTCAACAATCTAAGGCTAAACCAATTTTTTTCAGTCTGATTAAAAAAGACTTTGAAAACGGTATCTTTCTAAAAGGAAATCAGATTGTTAGCCGATTTGAAGGAGAAGAAAATGAGATATGCAAAACTCAAGATATAGCCTTAATCGGACCTCACAATCTCCAGAATGTCCTATCGGCTCTGGGAGTAAGTGCTATTCTTAAAATTAATTTAGAGGTGGTCAGAAAGACATTAAGAGAATTTAAAGGGGTCGAACACCGCATAGAAGAGGTGGCTTGTATTAACGGCATACGGTTTATTAATGATTCAAAGGCAACCAATGTTGATTCAGTCATTGTTGCCTTGCAAAGTTTTAATAAACCAATTATTTTAATTGCTGGTGGTCGAAGCAAAGGATGTGACTATAGCCGACTAGACCCTTTGTTATCAGCAAAAGTAAAGACATTGATTTTGTTGGGTGAAGCAAAGGATAAAATCGCTCAAGGTGTCCATTTTGATAATATCTTTAAAGTCCAGAATTTACACGAGGCAGTTGAATTAGCATATAAACTATCTAAACCAAAGGATACTATCCTTTTTTCACCCGCCTGCTCAAGTTATGATATGTTTAAAAACTATGAAGAAAGAGGGCGAGTATTCAAGGAAGAAGTAGCAAGAATAGGAAGTAAAACTGTTCACTGA
- the mraY gene encoding phospho-N-acetylmuramoyl-pentapeptide-transferase produces MLYHIFYEWLYEPETCFSIFRVFKYITFRAAYAAITALVISLIIAPFIIKKLKQKHIKQVIRKEYLQNHIHKAETPTMGGIIILIALVVSSILWLRFDIRFTWIIIEMTVGLGLIGFIDDYLKLVKQRSEGLVAKYKFSGQVILASMLAIYLCYHPIHSQYGTSLSIPFFKGAPVDISWFYIPFVILVIVGTSNAVNLTDGLDGLAIGAVIFAAIGFVGASYFAGHFKFAHYLKIIYVSGAGEITIYLAALIGASIGFLWYNAYPAEVFMGDTGSLALGGILGTAAVLIKNELLLVIIGGLFVIEALSVILQVGSMKLTKRRIFNMAPLHHHFEKKGWSEPKIIVRFWIIAGIFTLLSLSTLKLR; encoded by the coding sequence ATGCTTTATCATATATTTTATGAATGGTTATACGAACCAGAGACTTGTTTTTCCATCTTCAGGGTTTTTAAATATATTACCTTCCGGGCGGCTTATGCCGCTATCACGGCGTTAGTCATATCTTTAATTATCGCTCCATTTATTATCAAAAAATTAAAGCAAAAACATATTAAGCAAGTCATTCGCAAAGAATACCTCCAAAATCATATTCATAAGGCTGAAACCCCAACTATGGGAGGGATAATCATTCTAATTGCGTTAGTTGTATCTTCAATTCTCTGGTTGCGGTTTGATATTCGATTTACCTGGATAATTATAGAAATGACCGTAGGTTTAGGTCTAATTGGATTTATAGATGATTACCTGAAATTAGTCAAACAAAGGTCTGAAGGTTTAGTCGCTAAGTATAAATTTAGTGGTCAGGTTATCCTGGCATCTATGTTGGCAATTTATCTGTGCTATCATCCGATACATTCGCAGTATGGGACTTCCCTTTCTATTCCTTTTTTTAAAGGAGCACCGGTAGATATAAGTTGGTTTTATATTCCATTTGTCATTTTGGTCATAGTTGGCACTTCCAATGCGGTTAATCTAACCGATGGTCTGGATGGACTGGCGATTGGTGCGGTAATATTTGCGGCAATTGGTTTTGTCGGTGCCTCATATTTTGCCGGGCACTTTAAATTCGCCCATTATCTAAAGATAATCTATGTCAGTGGTGCAGGAGAGATAACTATTTATCTTGCCGCCTTGATTGGAGCATCCATTGGTTTTTTGTGGTACAATGCCTATCCTGCAGAGGTATTTATGGGCGATACCGGCTCATTGGCTCTGGGTGGTATACTTGGGACAGCGGCTGTCTTGATTAAAAATGAATTATTATTAGTAATCATCGGCGGATTATTTGTGATTGAGGCTTTATCGGTTATTCTTCAAGTTGGTTCGATGAAATTGACTAAACGCCGAATATTCAATATGGCGCCTCTACATCATCACTTCGAGAAAAAAGGCTGGAGTGAACCAAAGATTATTGTGAGATTCTGGATTATTGCCGGGATATTTACCTTGTTAAGTTTAAGTACCTTGAAATTAAGGTAA
- the murF gene encoding UDP-N-acetylmuramoyl-tripeptide--D-alanyl-D-alanine ligase, translating into MEPIKVDEILQVTKGKLLSGNKDTWIPDISTDSRQISEGDLFIALKGDKFDGHNFIEEVMQKQASGLIISKEIPITDYRLPITIIKVTDTLVALGKIAAYYRQKFKIPVVAITGSNGKTTTKEMAVTLLAKKINTLRSKSSFNNAIGVPLTLFELNKTTQAAILEIGMNHPGEIKYLSEIANQTVALITNIGESHIGYLKTKENIASEKMKILEPAGIAILNRDDVYLSKIKFNGKLITYGIHNEADITAQNLHQNMNGVEFTLNNRYHLSIPILGRHNVYNILAATAIAYALGLTFEEIEKGYGELKTPYGRMELSSLPGGTKIINDAYNANPTSMKCALETLSQIQTDGRKILVMGDMLELGDLSQSFHQTTGKEIANYGINILFTIGDNASLSADEACRRGVEVYKCGSNDEIISKLKKLIQLEDIILVKGSRRMKLEEVVEGLGN; encoded by the coding sequence ATGGAACCAATCAAGGTAGATGAGATATTACAAGTAACAAAAGGTAAATTACTTTCAGGGAATAAAGATACCTGGATTCCTGATATTTCTACGGATTCAAGACAAATCAGTGAAGGTGACCTATTCATTGCCCTTAAAGGGGATAAGTTTGATGGACATAATTTTATTGAGGAGGTGATGCAAAAACAAGCCAGTGGCTTAATAATATCTAAAGAGATACCGATTACCGATTACCGATTACCGATTACCATTATCAAGGTAACCGACACATTAGTTGCTCTGGGGAAAATAGCCGCTTATTATCGCCAGAAATTCAAAATACCAGTAGTCGCCATTACCGGCAGTAATGGTAAAACCACGACTAAGGAAATGGCAGTCACACTTCTTGCAAAAAAAATTAATACCCTGAGAAGCAAAAGTAGTTTTAATAATGCTATTGGAGTTCCATTAACCCTGTTTGAACTAAATAAGACGACCCAGGCCGCGATTCTGGAAATAGGTATGAATCATCCCGGTGAGATAAAATATCTCTCAGAAATTGCTAACCAGACGGTTGCTCTGATTACCAATATTGGCGAATCTCACATCGGTTATCTGAAAACAAAGGAAAATATCGCCAGCGAAAAAATGAAAATTTTAGAGCCTGCTGGTATCGCTATTTTAAATCGTGATGATGTATATCTGAGTAAAATAAAATTTAATGGCAAATTAATTACCTATGGTATTCATAATGAAGCGGATATTACTGCCCAGAATCTGCATCAGAATATGAATGGAGTCGAGTTCACTTTGAATAATCGTTATCATCTCTCAATCCCTATTTTAGGAAGACATAATGTTTATAATATTTTAGCGGCAACGGCGATTGCTTATGCCCTCGGATTGACTTTTGAAGAGATTGAAAAAGGATATGGTGAGTTAAAAACACCTTATGGTCGAATGGAATTAAGTTCTTTACCAGGCGGGACAAAAATTATTAATGATGCCTATAATGCCAATCCCACTTCAATGAAATGTGCTCTTGAAACATTAAGTCAAATTCAAACTGATGGTCGAAAGATTCTGGTTATGGGTGATATGTTGGAACTGGGCGACTTAAGTCAATCTTTTCATCAAACAACAGGAAAAGAAATTGCCAATTATGGGATTAATATTTTATTTACAATTGGAGACAATGCCTCTTTATCTGCTGATGAGGCTTGTAGAAGAGGGGTAGAGGTTTATAAATGTGGTTCTAATGATGAGATAATCTCTAAATTAAAAAAACTCATTCAGTTAGAAGATATTATTCTGGTGAAAGGGTCAAGGAGAATGAAATTAGAGGAAGTGGTAGAAGGATTAGGTAACTAA
- the murE gene encoding UDP-N-acetylmuramyl-tripeptide synthetase: protein MNLKLVGGYNVYNALAAIGYGLVEGIDIQTIKQGVESLSGVRGRFELVEKGQDFTVVIDYAHTPDGLQNVILSAKRLNPKRIITIFGCGGDRDREKRPQMGKIATDLSNWTIITSDNPRNEDPEAIIKEIKAGIGGKAYEVVIDRNQAITKALDYAKQGDLILIAGKGHETYQIFKDKTIHFDDREIVETFLVNSL from the coding sequence ATAAATTTAAAGTTAGTAGGAGGGTATAATGTTTATAATGCCTTAGCGGCTATTGGATATGGGTTAGTTGAGGGAATAGACATTCAAACCATTAAACAAGGCGTTGAGAGTTTATCTGGAGTTAGAGGCAGATTTGAATTGGTTGAAAAAGGACAGGATTTTACCGTAGTCATTGATTATGCCCATACCCCGGACGGATTACAAAATGTGATATTATCAGCTAAAAGACTTAATCCAAAAAGAATTATTACTATTTTTGGTTGTGGCGGAGATAGAGATAGAGAGAAAAGACCACAAATGGGTAAAATCGCCACAGACCTGAGTAATTGGACGATAATTACCAGTGATAATCCAAGAAATGAAGACCCGGAGGCGATTATTAAAGAAATTAAGGCAGGAATTGGAGGTAAGGCATACGAAGTGGTAATCGACCGAAATCAAGCCATCACTAAGGCATTAGATTACGCAAAACAAGGAGACCTGATACTCATTGCTGGTAAAGGACATGAGACTTACCAGATATTTAAAGATAAAACAATACATTTTGATGATAGAGAAATAGTAGAAACTTTTTTAGTAAATAGTTTATAG
- a CDS encoding UDP-N-acetylmuramoyl-L-alanyl-D-glutamate--2,6-diaminopimelate ligase, producing the protein MNLQKLVSKLKEKQIIGNKDVEITHLTTSSKNVVFGSLFICIKGFRVDGHNYIEEAIGKGAKAILVCEDVPILSAVTYIKVTDTRQATSIIADTFYDSPSSKFQLIGITGTNGKTTIAYLIESLLKTAGYKPARFSTISYKIGELEIPAGQTTPEALELQQMFCQAVENAATHVVMEVSSHALALSRTANCDFDYAIFTNLTQDHLDFHKTMDNYLTAKIKLFKELKPQGIAIINLDDAHSQEIIANTCAKTITYGLSDKAQIYAEKVMSTKKNTSFFFTIQN; encoded by the coding sequence ATGAATTTACAAAAGTTAGTCTCTAAATTAAAAGAAAAGCAAATTATTGGCAATAAAGATGTTGAAATAACCCACCTTACCACTTCTTCGAAAAATGTAGTTTTTGGGTCTTTATTTATCTGTATAAAAGGGTTTCGGGTTGATGGGCATAATTATATTGAGGAAGCCATTGGAAAAGGGGCAAAAGCCATTCTGGTATGTGAGGATGTTCCGATTTTATCCGCGGTAACTTATATCAAAGTCACGGATACTCGCCAGGCAACTTCCATAATCGCAGATACCTTCTATGATTCTCCGTCTTCAAAATTTCAATTAATTGGTATTACTGGAACTAATGGTAAAACCACCATTGCTTATCTTATTGAATCCCTTTTAAAAACTGCAGGCTATAAACCGGCTCGTTTTTCGACGATTAGTTATAAAATAGGCGAATTAGAAATTCCTGCAGGACAGACTACTCCAGAGGCATTAGAATTACAACAAATGTTCTGCCAGGCAGTAGAAAATGCCGCAACTCATGTCGTTATGGAAGTTTCCTCTCATGCCTTAGCCCTTTCTCGAACCGCAAATTGTGACTTCGATTATGCTATCTTTACTAATCTCACCCAAGACCACTTAGATTTCCATAAGACTATGGATAATTATTTAACCGCGAAAATAAAATTATTTAAAGAATTAAAGCCTCAAGGGATAGCAATAATTAATTTAGACGACGCCCACAGCCAGGAGATTATCGCCAATACCTGTGCCAAAACAATTACCTATGGATTATCTGATAAGGCACAAATCTATGCCGAAAAGGTTATGTCAACAAAGAAAAATACCTCTTTTTTTTTTACTATCCAGAACTAA
- the rsmH gene encoding 16S rRNA (cytosine(1402)-N(4))-methyltransferase RsmH, with amino-acid sequence MNTHIPVLLNEILEYLQVKPDGIYIDCTLGEGGHSEAILQKGGKIIGIEQDGEILEIAKKRLGPKNIIFVHDNFKNIKEILANSILIRGGASASIDSVNGILYDLGVSSVHFESKTRGFSFRFDADLDMRLDLRNKVTAKDLVNSLSVNQLKEIILKYGEEHRAEKIAQAIVKNRPIHTTFELIKVIEPIIGYKNIHPATKVFQALRIAVNQELDVLDESLDKAILLLKTGGRLLVISFHSLEDRLVKHKFRKWAKEGLAKIITKSPIRPTYEERKVNPRARSAKLRVIEKT; translated from the coding sequence GTGAATACTCATATCCCTGTATTATTAAATGAGATATTAGAATATCTACAAGTTAAACCTGATGGTATTTATATCGATTGCACCTTAGGTGAAGGAGGACACTCAGAGGCGATTTTACAAAAGGGTGGTAAGATTATAGGTATTGAGCAGGATGGGGAGATTTTGGAGATAGCTAAGAAGAGATTAGGTCCGAAGAATATTATTTTTGTTCACGATAATTTTAAAAACATAAAAGAGATTTTAGCCAATTCCATTTTAATAAGGGGGGGAGCTTCTGCCTCTATTGATTCTGTTAATGGTATTTTATATGATTTAGGTGTAAGTTCAGTTCATTTTGAGTCAAAAACACGCGGGTTTAGTTTTAGATTTGATGCGGATTTAGATATGCGGTTAGATTTAAGAAATAAGGTTACGGCTAAAGATTTAGTTAATTCCCTGTCGGTAAATCAATTAAAAGAGATTATATTAAAATATGGTGAGGAACATCGGGCAGAGAAAATAGCTCAGGCAATTGTTAAAAACAGACCAATCCACACAACATTTGAACTAATCAAGGTCATTGAACCGATTATCGGATATAAAAATATTCATCCAGCAACAAAGGTATTTCAAGCATTAAGAATAGCGGTTAATCAGGAATTAGATGTCCTGGATGAATCATTAGATAAGGCGATATTATTATTAAAAACAGGCGGAAGACTTTTAGTTATTTCATTTCATTCACTTGAAGACCGTCTTGTGAAACACAAATTTCGTAAATGGGCAAAGGAAGGATTAGCTAAAATTATAACTAAAAGTCCAATTAGACCAACTTACGAGGAGAGAAAAGTTAATCCGCGAGCAAGAAGTGCAAAACTCAGGGTAATCGAAAAAACTTAG
- the mraZ gene encoding division/cell wall cluster transcriptional repressor MraZ produces the protein MFVGEYSHTIDEKGRVIMPASYRRVLEEKGIKKIIITSGVGNCLSAYPPDEWFKTLEKIKEIPTGKKEVRNFIRKFCADAMECSIDEQGRLNIPPKLRQLANLTKEIIIIGLIEKMEIWDKDVWIEHYKSISQTYEENVENLDLGI, from the coding sequence ATGTTCGTCGGGGAATATTCTCATACCATAGATGAAAAAGGTCGGGTGATTATGCCGGCTTCATATCGGCGGGTGCTGGAGGAAAAGGGAATAAAGAAGATAATTATTACTTCTGGAGTGGGAAATTGTTTATCGGCTTATCCTCCGGATGAATGGTTTAAGACATTAGAAAAGATTAAAGAAATACCTACGGGCAAGAAAGAGGTGCGGAATTTTATTCGTAAATTTTGTGCAGATGCTATGGAATGTTCAATAGATGAGCAAGGAAGGCTTAATATTCCTCCAAAACTTCGCCAGCTGGCTAATTTAACCAAAGAAATAATTATTATTGGACTTATAGAAAAAATGGAGATATGGGATAAAGATGTCTGGATAGAACATTACAAATCTATCTCGCAAACTTATGAAGAAAATGTCGAAAATTTAGACCTGGGAATTTAA